A window from Mangifera indica cultivar Alphonso chromosome 2, CATAS_Mindica_2.1, whole genome shotgun sequence encodes these proteins:
- the LOC123208267 gene encoding FACT complex subunit SPT16-like, giving the protein MAENRNGNAQAPNGAGGGSAYSINLENFTTRLKYLYSHWNRNKSDAWGSADVLAIATPPASEDLRYLKSSALNIWLLGYEFPETIMVFMKKQIHFLCSQKKASLLGVVKRSAREAVGVDVVIHAKAKTDDGVELMNAIFSAIRAQSKVDGNDSPVVGYIARETPEGKLLETWAEKLKNTGFQLGDITNGLSELFAVKDPDEIMNVKKAGYLTYNVMNRIVVPKLENVIDEEKKVTHSSLMDEAEKAILEPTKAGVKLRAENVDICYPPIFQSGGQFDLRPSAASNDEFLYYDSGSVIICAVGCRYNSYCSNIARSYLIDATPLQSKAYEVLLKAHEAAIAALKPGNKVSAAYLAALSVVEKDAPELVPNLTKSAGTGIGLEFRESGLNLNAKNDRVIKEKMIFNVSIGFQNLPNQTKKSKSEIFSLLVADTVVVGEKNPDVVTSKSSKALKDIAYSFNEDEEVEERQSVKAEANGMDAFPSKTTLRSDNQEISKEEQRRQHQAELARQKNEETARRLAGVGSGAGDSRSAARTTTDLIAYKNVNDLPPPRDLMIQIDQKNEAVLLPIYGSMVPFHVATIRTVSSQQDTNRNCYIRIIFNVPGTPFNPHDTNSLKFQGAIYLKEVSFRSKDPRHISEVVGLIKTLRRQVMARESERAERATLVTQEKLQLAGNRFKPIRLHDLWIRPIFGGRGRKITGTLEAHVNGFRYSTSRPEERVDIMFGNIKHAFFQPAEKEMITLLHFHLHNHIMVGNKKTKDVQFYVEVMDTVQTIGGGKRSAYDPDEIEEEQRERARKNKINMDFQSFVNRVNDLWGQPQFSGLDLEFDQPLRDLGFHGVPHKSSAFIVPTSSCLVELIETPFLVVSLSEIEIVNLERVGLGQKNFDMTVVFKDFKRDVLRIDSIPSSSLDSIKEWLDTTDIKYYESRLNLNWRQILKTITDDPQSFVADGGWEFLNLEASDSESENSEESDQGYEPSDMEEESVSVDDDSNSESLVESEDEEEEDSEEDSEEEKGKTWEELEREASNADREKGDDSDSEVERKRRKMKAFSKSRAPPGSSSFQKRPKLR; this is encoded by the coding sequence ATGGCTGAAAATCGTAATGGAAATGCCCAAGCTCCAAATGGCGCTGGAGGAGGAAGTGCTTATTCCATTAATTTGGAGAACTTTACCACACGATTGAAGTACCTTTATTCGCACTGGAATAGGAACAAATCTGATGCCTGGGGTTCAGCTGATGTCCTTGCTATAGCAACACCTCCAGCTTCAGAAGATTTGCGCTACCTGAAATCGTCAGCCCTTAACATATGGCTGCTGGGTTATGAGTTCCCAGAGACTATAATGGTTTTCATGAAGAAGCAGATTCATTTCTTGTGTAGCCAGAAGAAGGCTTCTCTGCTTGGAGTTGTGAAGCGGTCTGCTAGGGAGGCAGTGGGTGTTGATGTTGTTATCCATGCCAAGGCAAAGACTGATGATGGTGTTGAATTGATGAATGCTATATTTAGTGCTATACGTGCTCAGTCAAAGGTAGATGGCAATGATAGCCCTGTAGTTGGATACATAGCAAGAGAGACTCCTGAAGGGAAACTTTTGGAGACATGGGCCGAAAAACTGAAGAATACAGGATTTCAGCTTGGTGACATAACCAATGGGTTGTCTGAACTGTTTGCTGTTAAGGACCCAGATGAGATTATGAATGTGAAGAAAGCTGGTTACTTGACTTATAATGTTATGAACAGAATTGTTGTTCCAAAACTTGAGAATGTTATTGATGAGGAAAAGAAAGTCACTCATTCTTCGTTGATGGATGAGGCAGAGAAGGCGATACTGGAACCTACAAAAGCTGGGGTGAAGCTGAGGGCAGAGAATGTTGACATATGTTATCCTCCCATATTTCAGAGTGGAGGGCAGTTTGATCTCAGACCTAGTGCTGCCAGCAATGATGAGTTCTTGTACTATGATTCTGGAAGTGTAATTATTTGTGCAGTTGGTTGCCGGTATAACAGTTATTGCTCAAATATTGCCAGGTCTTATTTGATTGATGCGACACCTTTGCAGAGCAAGGCTTATGAGGTTCTTCTGAAAGCCCATGAAGCTGCTATTGCTGCTTTGAAGCCTGGGAACAAGGTCAGTGCAGCTTACCTAGCAGCACTCTCTGTGGTTGAGAAGGATGCGCCAGAACTGGTTCCTAATCTGACAAAATCTGCTGGCACAGGCATTGGCCTTGAGTTTAGAGAGTCAGGCTTGAATCTGAATGCAAAGAATGATAGAGTTATcaaagagaaaatgatttttaatgtATCAATTGGTTTCCAGAATTTGCCCAACCAGACCAAAAAATCAAAGAGTGAGATCTTCTCTCTGTTAGTTGCTGACACTGTTGTTGTTGGTGAAAAAAATCCAGATGTGGTAACTTCTAAGAGTTCTAAAGCTCTTAAGGATATAGCTTATTCATTTAATGAGGATGAGGAGGTAGAAGAAAGGCAAAGTGTAAAAGCTGAGGCTAATGGCATGGATGCCTTCCCATCTAAGACAACACTCAGGTCTGATAATCAGGAGATTTCAAAGGAGGAACAGCGGAGGCAGCACCAGGCTGAGCTTGCTCGTCAAAAGAATGAAGAAACTGCCAGGAGACTTGCTGGTGTTGGAAGTGGAGCTGGAGATAGTCGATCTGCTGCTAGAACAACAACAGACTTGATTGCATATAAGAATGTCAATGATCTCCCACCTCCAAGAGATTTGATGATACAGATTGACCAGAAGAATGAGGCAGTGCTCTTGCCTATTTATGGAAGTATGGTACCATTCCATGTAGCTACCATAAGGACAGTTTCCAGCCAGCAAGACACAAACCGGAATTGTTATATTCGCATCATATTTAATGTTCCTGGGACCCCATTCAATCCCCATGACACAAACTCTTTGAAATTTCAAGGGGCAATCTATCTGAAGGAGGTTTCCTTCCGATCTAAGGATCCAAGGCACATTAGTGAAGTTGTGGGGCTGATTAAAACACTTCGTCGTCAAGTTATGGCCAGGGAGTCTGAGAGAGCTGAGAGGGCCACTTTGGTTACACAAGAAAAACTTCAACTTGCTGGTAACAGATTCAAGCCCATAAGATTGCATGACCTTTGGATTCGACCAATTTTTGGAGGCCGTGGAAGAAAGATAACAGGTACACTTGAAGCTCACGTGAATGGGTTTAGATATTCTACTTCTAGACCTGAAGAGCGAGTGGACATTATGTTTGGTAACATAAAACATGCTTTTTTCCAGCCTGCTGAAAAGGAAATGATCACCCTTCTCCACTTCCATTTGCACAACCATATCATGGTGGGAAACAAGAAAACCAAAGATGTGCAGTTTTATGTTGAGGTGATGGACACAGTTCAAACAATTGGAGGTGGTAAGAGATCTGCCTATGATCCAGATGAGATTGAAGAAGAACAACGAGAGAGGGCTAGGAAGAACAAGATTAATATGGATTTTCAAAGCTTTGTGAATCGAGTAAATGATCTTTGGGGGCAGCCTCAATTCAGTGGGCTTGACCTTGAATTTGATCAGCCTCTGAGAGATCTTGGCTTCCATGGAGTGCCGCACAAGTCCTCTGCCTTCATTGTTCCTACTTCAAGCTGCTTGGTTGAGCTGATAGAGACTCCTTTTCTGGTGGTCAGTCTAAGTGAGATTGAGATTGTTAACCTTGAGAGAGTTGGTCTTGGACagaaaaattttgacatgacCGTTGTCTTTAAAGACTTCAAGCGTGATGTTTTGAGGATTGATTCCATCCCTTCCTCATCACTTGATAGCATCAAGGAATGGCTTGACACCACAGACATCAAGTATTATGAAAGTAGGTTGAATCTCAACTGGCGGCAGATATTGAAGACAATCACTGATGATCCTCAGAGCTTTGTAGCTGACGGGGGTTGGGAATTCTTAAATCTGGAAGCCAGTGATTCAGAGTCTGAGAACTCAGAAGAATCAGATCAGGGTTATGAACCATCAGATATGGAGGAGGAATCTGTCTCAGTCGATGATGATTCCAACAGTGAATCACTGGTGGAATCCGaggatgaagaggaagaagactCAGAAGAAGACTCAGAAGAGGAGAAAGGAAAGACATGGGAGGAGTTAGAGAGGGAAGCCAGCAATGCTGACAGAGAAAAAGGAGATGATTCAGACAGTGAAGtagagaggaagagaagaaagatgaaagcCTTCTCCAAGTCCCGAGCACCTCCAGGCAGCAGCAGTTTCCAAAAACGTCCTAAATTGAGGTGA
- the LOC123209535 gene encoding ATP-citrate synthase alpha chain protein 2 has protein sequence MARKKIREYDSKRLLKQHLKRLAGFDLQICSAQVTQSTDFTELTNNEPWLSSSRLVVKPDMLFGKRGKSGLVALNLDIAQVAEFVKGRLGTEVEMGGCKGPITTFIVEPFVPHDQEYYLSIVSDRLGCTISFSECGGIEIEENWDKVKTIVLPTEKSMTLEACAPLIATLPLEFRGKIGDFIIGVFAVFQDLDFSFMEMNPFTLVNGEPYPLDMRGELDDTAAFKNFKKWGDIEFPLPFGRVLSSTESFIHALDEKTSASLKFTVLNPKGRIWTMVAGGGASVIYADTVGDLGYASELGNYAEYSGAPNEEEVLQYARVVIDCATADPDGRKRALLIGGGIANFTDVAATFNGIIRALREKESKLQASRMHIYVRRGGPNYQTGLAKMRALGEELGVPLEIYGPEATMTGICKQAIDCIMSAA, from the exons ATGGCGCGCAAGAAGATCAGAGAATACGACTCCAAGAGGCTCCTTAAACAGCACTTGAAGCGCCTTGCAGGTTTCGATTTGCAGATCTGCTCTGCTCAG GTGACACAATCAACAGACTTCACAGAGTTAACAAACAATGAACCATGGCTTTCATCCTCAAGATTGGTTGTCAAACCTGATATGCTTTTTGGGAAACGTGGGAAGAGTGGTTTGGTGGCTTTGAACTTAGATATTGCTCAAGTTGCTGAATTTGTGAAAGGACGGCTTGGCACTGAG GTCGAGATGGGTGGTTGCAAGGGACCAATAACCACTTTCATTGTTGAACCATTTGTCCCACATGACCAAGAATATTACCTTTCAATAGTCTCTGACAGGCTTGGCTGTACCATTAGCTTCTCAGAATGTGGTGGtattgaaattgaagaaaactGGGACAAG GTGAAGACTATAGTCCTTCCAACTGAGAAATCTATGACGCTGGAGGCATGTGCCCCATTGATAGCTACACTTCCTTTGGAG tttCGAGGAAAAATTGGTGACTTCATAATTGGTGTCTTTGCTGTATTTCAAG ATCTCGACTTCAGTTTCATGGAGATGAATCCCTTTACATTGGTGAATGGGGAGCCTTATCCACTGGATATGAGGGGAGAATTGGATGACACTGCTGCATTTAAGAACTTTAAGAA ATGGGGTGACATTGAGTTTCCACTGCCTTTTGGAAGAGTCTTAAGCTCCACTGAATCCTTTATTCATGCATTGGATGAAAAG ACAAGTGCATCTTTGAAATTCACTGTTTTGAACCCCAAAGGACGTATATGGACAATGGTTGCTGGAGGTGGTGCAAGTGTTATCTATGCTGACACT GTTGGAGACTTGGGTTATGCATCAGAGCTTGGTAACTATGCAGAGTACAGTGGAGCTCCAAACGAGGAGGAGGTGTTGCAATATGCTAGAGTCGTCATTGAT TGTGCCACTGCAGATCCTGATGGCCGGAAGAGAGCCCTTCTCATTGGAGGTGGTATTGCTAATTTCACTGATGTTGCTGCAACTTTCAATGGAATTATTCGAGCTTTGAGAGAAAAG GAATCCAAACTACAAGCTTCTAGAATGCACATATACGTTCGAAGAGGTGGTCCGAACTACCAGACCGGTTTGGCCAAGATGCGTGCTCTCGGCGAGGAACTTGGAGTACCTCTTGAG ATTTATGGTCCTGAGGCCACAATGACAGGCATCTGTAAGCAAGCAATTGATTGCATAATGTCAGCAGCATAA